One window of Nicotiana tomentosiformis chromosome 11, ASM39032v3, whole genome shotgun sequence genomic DNA carries:
- the LOC104092234 gene encoding CBL-interacting serine/threonine-protein kinase 6-like: MAPEEKCMALYGKYELGRLLGHGTFAKVYHARNVQNGKSVAMKVVGKEKVIKVGMMDQIKREISIMKMVKHPNIVELNEVMASKTKIYFAMEFVKGGELFAKIAKGRLREDVARGYFQQLISAIDFCHSRGVYHRDLKPENLLLDEEGNLKVTDFGLSAFTDHLRQDGLLHTTCGTPAYVAPEVIGKKGYDGAKADIWSCGVILYVLLAGFLPFQDENIMAMYKKIYRGDFKCPPWFSSEARRLITKMLDPNPNSRITTSKIMESTWFKKSMPKILKTKEEEEFSVGDDINCVEKAKEVETLNAFHIISLSEGFDLSPLFEEKKKMEKEQMRFATTKSASSVISKLEEVAKTSRFSIKKSDSCVRLQGQESGRKGKLGISADIFAVTSSFLVVEVKKASGDTLEYNQFCSKELRPALKDIVWTSATGNSTLA, translated from the coding sequence ATGGCACCTGAGGAGAAATGCATGGCTTTGTACGGAAAATACGAGCTCGGACGCCTTTTAGGCCATGGAACTTTTGCTAAAGTTTACCATGCACGTAACGTGCAAAATGGCAAAAGTGTGGCTATGAAAGTTGTGGGCAAAGAAAAAGTGATTAAAGTTGGTATGATGGATCAAATCAAACGAGAAATCTCCATTATGAAAATGGTGAAACACCCTAATATCGTTGAGCTTAACGAAGTCATGGCGAGTAAAACGAAGATTTACTTCGCCATGGAGTTCGTTAAAGGGGGTGAATTATTTGCAAAAATAGCCAAAGGGAGATTAAGGGAAGATGTGGCTAGAGGCTATTTCCAGCAATTAATCTCGGCTATTGACTTTTGTCATAGCCGTGGCGTTTATCACAGAGATCTAAAGCCTGAAAATTTGTTGTTAGATGAAGAAGGGAATCTCAAAGTAACAGATTTTGGGCTAAGTGCATTTACTGACCATTTAAGACAAGATGGTCTATTACATACAACATGTGGAACTCCTGCATATGTAGCCCCTGAAGTGATTGGTAAAAAAGGCTATGATGGTGCAAAAGCTGATATTTGGTCATGTGGGGTAATTCTTTATGTGCTTTTAGCTGGTTTTTTACCATTTCAAGATGAAAATATTATGGCTATGTATAAAAAAATTTACAGGGGTGATTTCAAATGTCCACCTTGGTTTTCATCAGAGGCTAGAAGATTAATAACCAAGATGTTGGATCCAAATCCGAATTCAAGAATCACTACTTCTAAGATTATGGAGTCAACTTGGTTTAAAAAATCAATGCCAAAGATTTTAAAAACCAAAGAGGAGGAAGAATTTTCAGTTGGGGATGATATTAATTGTGTCGAAAAGGCAAAAGAAGTAGAGACGTTAAACGCTTTTCATATCATTTCTCTATCAGAAGGTTTCGATTTATCGCCATTATTtgaagagaagaagaagatggAGAAGGAGCAAATGAGATTTGCAACAACAAAGTCAGCAAGTAGTGTGATATCAAAGCTAGAAGAAGTGGCTAAAACTTCAAGATTTAGTATTAAAAAAAGTGATTCTTGTGTTAGGTTACAAGGGCAAGAAAGTGGGAGAAAAGGGAAATTAGGAATTTCTGCTGATATTTTTGCTGTTACATCTTCATTTCTTGTTGTGGAGGTGAAAAAAGCAAGTGGTGATACTTTGGAGTACAATCAATTCTGCAGCAAAGAGCTTAGACCTGCACTTAAGGATATTGTTTGGACATCAGCTACTGGAAATTCTACACTTGCTTGA